In the Plasmodium sp. gorilla clade G2 genome assembly, chromosome: 12 genome, GTTTTTCAAGGATAgcaatttattatatattacaatttttatgtatataattaattcttttttgatCCATGAGATCATCATATTTTCGTTATAAGAtctctttctttcttttttttatgaagtaataaaaaaattatttgtttattttatttgtagagttataaaatttattttataaatatatatttctatttattttttaaaatataatttacacaaaaaaaaaaaaaaaaaaaaaaaaacgtatACCATTAGAATAatattgtttattatattagtATAACATTTCATATGTAAcataatatacacatattttataatttatatgtgtatatactGCAACTCTTGTGGAATTGataaattttgtttttcctttaatgttatattatatttggtAAATTGTGTATGTAACAAAATGGAATTGATGTATTctaatttttctttctcaTTATTacattgtaataatatatcatgacatataaatattggtTTAAATCCTTCTTTTTTTAGATGattaattttattcatttcaaaatttttttgtactatttgttcatatatagGATATAATTTCCATTGATTTTcaaattgtaaaaatattttataaaatggaTCACATATATGTAAGACATATGGTCCGTaattaaatgtaataaatttatattgcaacattttcatatatttttttaaaataaaaatttctttttctccttgtatatttttattaaggtTACAAGATATTTTCCTTATTCGTTcaagaaaatttttatattcatttggtAAAagggaatatatattttttaaatcatgCTTTAAATGCATTTCTatgattttaaaattaaaaataaaatcatcattttgaaaaattatttcttcACTTTTTTGTTTTACGTTACtgtttttattcatatataatttttttgtaacatttacatttatatcttcactttgtatattacattttaaatttttatactttCCCTTATCATTAAtctgtatattattattactattattattattttgaaataaagaatttatttggtttttatttattattatatcatcttcatttttttttttctcaaaaAATTGATCTTCAATATGTTCAAAGTTTTCAAAAGATTCTACAACCTTATTTATGATATGATCATCtgaatcatttttttcatttaacaTATCTTGTTCTTTCTTACTAtccttattaatattatttatagtatttatattatttattttatttatgttatttttttttttcaagttcatgaaattatttaattgcttaaaagataaaaagacatttttttgtgatataatattgtactgtaacatttttttaaataaaataataatatgaccAATTTGGTTAAAGCTAGCTATTTTTTTGGAATATATGAGATTAATTTtgtaaattaatttttctgaattaatatataaaggaaTAACAGGTATAACTTGACACATTGCTTCACAAGGAAGTTGAGAAaattttgtaataatattaagtaataaaattttaataaaaacacTATCtacataatttaaataataacaattggtaagcattaaatataaatgatatgttctaattttttttatccttttGATAATTTCAAAACATAAATTGTTAAGATATCTATGATTTGAAAATTTGCTTTTGTTATATCCATAAAAAAGTCTAcataaataatgattattaattaaatcaatattttgaagaaaatatatggacagtaaattaaatatatttttcacatATTCATTACATACATATTCTTTGGATTCATCCAAAGAACTGTTACATGAATtgttatatacattttgatcatttttaaaaaaatctatattatttgtattaaaatcaattttgttattaaatgctttattattaatttcaaATTCGTTTTTTACATTTCCtattttatgattattttttatattcacatTTTGTACAGTACCATTTAGTGTGTACTTGTTTTGTttatgaagaaatatattattttcttcatctttaactatattatttttatattttatagtattattattttctcttttttccttaagaaaataataagaattaatataacatatattcaAATAGACCTTAACTAAATCATGAATATCAAAAAATGgcttttcattattttgattgTAACATTttgaatttaatatattttttttattttgtgaaAAATCAGATGATATAGAATTATTAAtactatttattatttttatttctaattCTTTCATTACACAATTTATCTTATTTAAATTaagtaatttatttttactacAATATCctatgtaatataaaaattctctattatttaaattttttacattCACATTTTCAAAATTTACAAACTTTtctttgttaaaaaaaaattcttctcCCTCCTTTGGTTTGTTTTGACATTTGTATGGAAAATCTATACTCGGATTATTTATggtatgcatatatattttttcacatTTTTTTATGAGCCTTTTGTTAAATCTCCCTTTTAAGACAAAAAATGTGTTCCCCTTACACTTTATCATgtcaacatttttatataaacaaatagtatataaatgatgacatatatatattaatatattaataaataaatatataaatatataaatatattaatatttttatgaatcagttctttttatttatttattttctaacGAGGGAAAggcattatatatattcctaatatatttatattatatatattataataaaatcatttttatttaagatatttacaaaataagtatatattttttcgacgctttttttttttttttttttttatagaaattataaaatattaagattatttatgaaaataatttcttataatattactttttttttcgataaaaaaaaaaaaaaaaaaaaaaaaattatactggtatattatatatatatatttatttattttatttaacatGAAAATTTTCTCttcatttataaattatatatattattataatttttttatatgaacatatttTATGCCCCtcaaaggaaaaaaaaaaaaaaaatacacatattatatatatatatatattttattttttgcgtgaataattttatcttttattctAGCACTATTATAACAGTATATATAAGAATGTCATAAAAAATGGAAGAACCCATAAAtaccataaaaaaaattaaaagtaaTATGAGCAAGATTTGTTTCAACAAGTCTAATAAGCTCAATGCTGATTTTAAAggttaatataaatatatatatggatataaCTACTAATCATATGAAggcaaattatataaaatataagcaAACTtttgtacatataaatagataaaatctgtacatatatatatatatatatatatatgtatatcatttttctttGTGAATTTTAAAGATGATCATATTGAAATAATATTagataacaaaaatataacacCTAAACCaatatatttcaattttCAAGAAACGGAAACAAAGAAATCATTTGATCAAATTGGTAAAtacatatgtaaatatatatatatatatatatatatatttatgtatatatttattttatatatttttctctaTTAACACTTTTACtaaatcattttattttttcttcaaataaTAGATCAGTTATTGAAACaatttaatgaaaaaaatgatcatACCAAAAATGATTCCCAGAAAAAAATAGCAAATATACAGGATGAAGAACAaattagaaatatattaaatgctaaaaagaagaaaaaaataggaAAAAGCGAATTCtttgattatataaataataaaagggATACTAAATGGACTccatatgaaaaagaaatttcAAATACTTATGAtggtaaaaatataaacacacatatatatatatatatatatatatatatatatatgttgaaccatctttttgttttcattttatatgtttcattTAACCAATTTATGATGTTTTATTGATGCCTCTATTTTTTCAATCAACCAGAAATATTATTGTGTGAAAGTGAAACAATTGTCCTGTTGAATATACCCAATACACTAAATGACATAGacgaagaaaaattaaaagtcgaagaaaaaaataagttatatgaaaaattacttaataatgatgaaagtAATTATATAAGTAAATCCATGCAAACATTAAgcgtttttaaaaaaaataaagatatatatgtttctACAATTAATAAACAAAGTAAAAGTACTCAAACGAATTTATATGAATTGTATAAATTGACAATTATGAACCCAACAGAcatgttaatataaaaaataaaaaaattaaaaaaataaaaataatttttaaaaacatatagTCTTGTCACATTAAACAAATAGACAAATCCAAAAAGGGCCTAATAAAATATGCATTTAtagttgtatatatattttataacacTAACttgttaaaaataaaaaataccaTATTAATCAagataaatacatatatatatataattatttatatattcacattttcattttttttcttattaatttCTTACGGTTCTCTTTTCAGATCGCAGTTGTTACATAAAAGATTTCtcaaatatagaaataagaaattaaaaaaaattatggatGAATATGGAGATTCCTTAAATATTAACGAAAGAGtaattttaaagaaaaatatgtgGGTACAAGTTGTTGATAAAAATGTTGCTGATAATAAACAAACGACCATCATACCCaaatcattttataaatcAAGGAAAAATAACACATCTCTTTTTAATACTTTATTTatgacaaaaaatatatcaagaACCTTTTCAAATAAAAGCAGAACAATGAGAACAAAGagtagatataaaaatatgaagacaATGAAATTCTTAACAagtaaaatgatatatatatataatatatatatatataatatatttatatatacattatatagtaccattttgttttttccccctatcaataaatataacttttcatttttcttcCAAATAAGGCAGTTTTAGTGAAgatgaatatttaataaaatccataattaaaaagaaaaaagaagaaaatgatattcCTGAAGAAGACCCATATGCCGAAGATAATGCTAAAGGAATACCTTGGATaattaataacaaaaaaaaaaaattaaataaatctaattttatacttttaataaaacaaatcgAAAAATGTATTGTACagaatatttacatttatcaacaaatgatttataaaaatattcatttgaattatttaagacaagtagaaaataatgatgttAAAATGTTTGACGGAGAAAATTATGATGCTCTTACTAATCCTAATATtaactataaaaaaaaaaaaattcttataaagataaaaataaaaacaaatatgaaaaaattatgtaatttcaaaaacaaaattaaagatattaataaaatgaagGGTGATATCCCTAAACAGACAAATAATTCCAATGATACAATTTCAATTAATTCAATAAAACGTCGTATTCATATTCTttctaaaaagaaaaaagaaaaaatagcCAAAAAAATTTTTGTAAACAAgctaaaatataatatcagaaagaaaataaaaaaaagaaaaaaaaaaatgaataaaaaagaatatgatacaaatgaaaataattattcagattttttacaaaataaacaAGATATTAATAATCTAACATATAAGAGGAATAACAACGATCACATAAATgtcaataaaaatatcaaaataatgaatGAAGCTAATACggagaaaaaaacaaaagatgGTTGTTCAGAAGACCTATTAGAAAATCATACAAGTGTAgacaattttaataaaatggaAGATGACAAAATATTTGATATTCttataaatgatgaaagCAAAGAAgataagataaaaaaaataagtacCATAATTATAGACGATGTcttacataataaaaataaaaataaaaaaaaaccatCCGATCTTTTAGAAAGAgataattttgaaaaaaaaaaatttgaatatattttaaaaaagaaaaaaggatTTACTACCATAAATGTAAATAGATTAAAATTGATAAAGGAAGTGAAACaagattatatatacaaatattacaaccatgatatattaaatgatcacatttgtaataataataatattaataggaTATGTAATGAATATACAGATGTacttgataatataaatgaagattCAAATTATATCCATTtggatttaaataataatatagaacatACAAATAGtatagaatataataatatattatataaaaggaaaaagaaaaaatatatcaagaATATTTCTATCAATAAATTATTTCagtttcattataataaattagaaaatataGTTACATCAATtgatacaaataaattttataaagatTATATTTCTTCTAGTTATTCAAATACATTAGATATTGGATCTTTTCAAAACAGTAAAGGGAATATTGCCATATTTAGTTTTATAAATCCAAATTATCCTCTTAaactatataatttaaattgcagtgttatgaaaataaaatattcaaaaaataatccGAATCTATTAGTATCTGCATTATCTAATGGacatatctatatatatgacataCGACAAAAAGATGAAACACCTGTACTTAAATCGACaacaattaaaaattattatgaaaacTGTTATGAACCAATTTATGatctttcttttaaaaaccagtatactaataataattcctttgaaaatattttttattcagCTCATGAAAATGGTTGTGTATATCAATGGAACATAGAAAAGGAATTAAAAactaaagaaatattatatttaaaaaataaaaaaaatgatttatatcAAGATCTATCATCCgtatttgaaaataaaaatcttGTTAATAAACCATTCAATTCATCTTTAACTTGTATTGATATAGATTATTATATGCACCATGATGAGgattttattattagtaaTATTGAGAAAAATGATTCCTCAGAATTTAAtaagaatgaaaataatcCTTATGtagaattaaatgaaaataaaaatgttcaaCAAAGAAAAGATCTTATGAAAAAATCAGATAACAAATTAAATCATAAAACTACACCTCTTGAAaaagataattatattaatcatATATCAAAAGAGGAGGAGTTATTGAATcattacaaaaatataacaaaaaatataatcgacaaaaaaattaaaccaACCCATTCCTACTATTATCTaggtaaaaaattatatggtataatatgtatatggtAATGgtgtgataatatatatatatatatatatatattttacttttgaatatttattttatggtAGGTACAAAAAATGGAATAATTTACAGGTGCAATAGCTGCTATCAGAAGTCTTATTTAAATCATTACATTGCTCATTTTGGGGCTGTCAAtagaattaaaataaataaatttgatcatgatatttttataagtgCTGGTGAGGACTGCACAGTAAAATTATGGAATAGATTTCGTAATACACAAATTACAACCTTTAAATCAAAAAATTCGTTCAGCtcaataaatgatataatatggTAAAAatgaagtatatatatatatatatatatatgggtatgtatgtatgtatgaatatacatttttatatattatatcattatcatcatacaTTCAGGTCACCAAATAATTCAACCTCCTTTTTTTGCTGCTCTGATGATGGAAGAATAGAATTATGggattttgattttttctcGAAAGATCCcttgataattttttatccAAACAATTTGGAGACATCCAAAATTACCACCTTAAAGTAAAGacatatttattcattatgAATGTAAACatgttcattatatatatatatatttatttatttttatttttattttattttttttttttcgaagGATGTTtaataaagaagatatattattatgtggaGATAATTTGGCTAATGTTTccatgatgaaaataaaaaatttatttaatttaaaactAGACGAATATGAACAAAAGATGAAATTAACCAACTGCTTAAATTATTTGGATACCtatgattatttttaaaatgttcagaaattttttttttatacattatataataaaacaaaataattattctatataaataaatatatatattaataaaatatatttataattttaaacaaGGATACAATTCTTATATTGTTACTCCTTCTGTTTAGACATATtagtattttatatatattatataatttaatcgtacacaaatatttataaggaCCAAtcatcaaaatatttttatttaacaatcaccataaatataaagggAAAAGCTTTTTTCctcaaataattataattcataataaatatatatatatatattaatatttattatttgccttatttttttggtttcatatttttttatttttttcaacttCATAATTATAGTTAAATGGTAatttaacaaaaatataaaggcCCTAATAGTATatactataaaaaaatatgaatacaaaatggtatatatatatatatatatataataatataaaacattgaatttaataatatatataataatatatatatatttttatattatcccaTTTTGCTATATTTGTGTAATTATTCtttacaaacaaaaaaacaatttaGGAATTAGCTTTATTGTTAATTTGTTTttgatataatttataataatataaaaatatatttttttccgaatagcatacatatatatatatatatatatatatatatatatatatacatatattaatccccttttttttttttttttttttttttttttatatatatatatattattttgagtaaataattcatattttttttttaatttattatattttaaccgatttcttttttttctgtttttttaaaattgatTAAATAACTCCTTcatgaataaataataagtgtaatatgtatattatatatataatgtacatattttattttttaatttttattgtatatattataacaaaaaaataatacatatatgtatatagtAAAATGAATAGCAATATGAAAGGTACACATTTGAAAAGTGTAGAATGTCCTGAgaaatgtaatataaaatatagcaatctaaaacaaaaagataataatgataatgaagagAAAGGTACTAccatattaaataaagaagaaagaaaTTATTCTAAAACATGCTTAACAAAAAATAGtatattaaaagatgaacaggttaataatatatataataatgataagaaTTATAATGAGGTTATTTCTGATAATAagcatatatatgatatacatTGTGAAACTAATGATGCTAACCTTGTAGATAACAAATCAAATGTgcatgataaaaataatgaacaaaatttaaataataatataacagaTTTAAAATTATCTGATGATGATAAAGAAACGAAAGATGATgcaaatgaaaaatataataaaggaGATTATGAAGGGGCATTAAAAATATGGGAAAGGGGTTTAAGATCTATCAATTATGTTTTATCTAAAAGAGACGAATTAAATCCTGATAGATTAGAAGTCTTTTTGAAGATGCATACAACATATTGTAGTAATATTGCACAAggttatatgaaaataaataaatattctgaatgtgtaaaatattcattattagcacaagaaaatgataaaaataacataaagatatattttagGTTAGCTAAAGGTTATTTTATGTTAGGTGAATATGATAAATCTATTAAAGTACTAAATGAAGGTATTAAAATTAACAAAGATCCttctttaattaatttattaaaattagttttaaaaaaaaaacaaacacatttggaaaaagaaaaacatatgatgaaacatatttttcaaaatctCAAACAAAAACCtttaataaatgatgataataataacaaatcttttttttataatatctcttcttctttaaaattcatatttatatttctttatgcctttttaatgaaaatatgcAATTTGGTTTTTGGTTCAATAATGGACAAATTTTGTAAAGTGcataaaagataaatataataacaaaaaggTTTTTAAGccaacaaataaataaataaatatatatatatatatttaagtatTAATAAGCTTAtgttatttgtatatattttttattttacatcattatttatcatttattttaatcatgatttatttcttttttattacttattttttttttttttttttgtgtattgCTTAGTATGCATATAATACGCCCTAGACATAActcataatttatattaccattataacaatttaatttttttaaagaaaaaaaaaataatatttataaaaataagttatttatatttaaaattacatAATTCATAAGATACAATTTTATGTATACCTAGGacaattttaaataaacgataaggaaatataattatatttcattttaatgatatattaacatatatatataaatatatatatataagttgaCTTTTTGattaatagtatatatacatgtaaatatatatacaaataaatatgcataaacaataaaaaatgagGTAATAGAAAAGTTGgacaaaaaacaaaaaagagtaaacaaaaaacaaatgaagaatttaaaaatggatatatatttgcatatatatatatatatatatatatatatatatatacatatacatatacatatacatacacatatttttatatatataacttgaAAAgtgtgtataaaaaaaaaggggaggaaaaaaaatatatgtaatacaatattaataataacgattattataacataaacagtatatattttaaagtgACAAAAGAATATCATATCTACatagaatataaatataaaatggcataatattaatatatacatttctacatatataataaatgcacttgtaataataataatgaaataaagaagaaatatatacattgtatttatatttcaccaaatatacatatattaatatatacacacatgcatatttataaatattatgaacaaaTTCATACTTTTACAATGAAATTTAAAATgtacattataataattttgtttcttttatatcattcctataattatatttattctttaacatatatttaatatattatgttgtatgttttatgttttatgttGTATGTTGTatgttttatgttttatgttttatgttgtatgatttattttttattttatcttatttttcttcttcttattattattatattataatatctcCTCTTTGTATTCTAATTGAGAACGCTGCAATATTGGTAAGAATTCATCCTTTCCTCTTATCAATCTTTTCGTATCTGCATCTACAACAAATTTTGGTATATTTCTATAAAGTTGCTCAAGAAAGTCATCTGATACATCTGGACCTAAAGTAGAAACTAACTCACGAACTTTTAACTGCAATTCATGTCTAGTACTTATTAATTCTCTCTCGTTATCTCTCCAAACATTAATTTTTCCACATATGACCTTTAAGAGTATTTTCATTTGTCTTAACAAGATAGGTATTTGTACTGCATAATTTAaattgatataataaaatattggtAAAATACACATGCTCAGAAATACAAAGAGAATTCTTTTGAGCCAAGAATGATAAAGACAAATACTAAATAATAATCCATATACAATATTAAACGTCGGTAAAAGAACAATTAATACTAATACTTTATAACTTGATACTACATCTCCCCcttgtatttttatagtaCTATTTCTAAGAGCAGCTTTTCTATGTCTTTCAGCTAGATATATAGAAATTAGAACTAAGGGTAAccataataatgaaaaggtCATACCAAAAATaacacaaaaaataaatgtacatatatgttCAATAAACTTTAATGTAGCTGCTGAAGTAGATTGTTTAAGCATCCAAACTTCATcatctttaattttattagcttgtaataatttttcataacaTTTTAATTCATAAGATAAATTTTCGATAACTTTGGAATCACCAAATTTCCAAAacattttacaaaataattgtaaattattatatattttattttttgaaatagTCATTCTTTCAGGTGTATATAAGCTTACACATAATTCAATACATCTACTAGTTTCATGATCTTTTGATGTAAGCATACAACTTCTCATACCTTCTTCAATTCTGCTTAATAATTTTGAAATGGCTTCtctattgttgttattatattctttacaTAAATCTTGAGATATTATAATAGCATTACCATAAAACAATGTAGCACAACCTTGTAACTGATATAATTTAGAATATGATAAACCAACAGGTATAATAGAAACATCTTCAATACCATCAGCTAAAGCACATAATGTCATAATAGCTACACCTGGTTTTAATGGT is a window encoding:
- a CDS encoding tetratricopeptide repeat family protein, putative; this encodes MNSNMKGTHLKSVECPEKCNIKYSNLKQKDNNDNEEKGTTILNKEERNYSKTCLTKNSILKDEQVNNIYNNDKNYNEVISDNKHIYDIHCETNDANLVDNKSNVHDKNNEQNLNNNITDLKLSDDDKETKDDANEKYNKGDYEGALKIWERGLRSINYVLSKRDELNPDRLEVFLKMHTTYCSNIAQGYMKINKYSECVKYSLLAQENDKNNIKIYFRLAKGYFMLGEYDKSIKVLNEGIKINKDPSLINLLKLVLKKKQTHLEKEKHMMKHIFQNLKQKPLINDDNNNKSFFYNISSSLKFIFIFLYAFLMKICNLVFGSIMDKFCKVHKR
- a CDS encoding glycerol-3-phosphate 1-O-acyltransferase — protein: MPDFYFLIRWLCKVIVKSVFRDVNVINPENVPLYGSVIFVGNHNNQFIDACVLIANIPRQVKFIVAEKSMRRAVIGKLASVIGCISVKRPQDLKFKGIGRICWNEGDVKITGINTRFKLDVQVGDKLLTQNKMFPVVKIESETELIIQEGMNIECEDKINGVSFKIIPKINQSEVYNLVTNSLKNGDTIGIFPEGGSHDRTNLLPLKPGVAIMTLCALADGIEDVSIIPVGLSYSKLYQLQGCATLFYGNAIIISQDLCKEYNNNNREAISKLLSRIEEGMRSCMLTSKDHETSRCIELCVSLYTPERMTISKNKIYNNLQLFCKMFWKFGDSKVIENLSYELKCYEKLLQANKIKDDEVWMLKQSTSAATLKFIEHICTFIFCVIFGMTFSLLWLPLVLISIYLAERHRKAALRNSTIKIQGGDVVSSYKVLVLIVLLPTFNIVYGLLFSICLYHSWLKRILFVFLSMCILPIFYYINLNYAVQIPILLRQMKILLKVICGKINVWRDNERELISTRHELQLKVRELVSTLGPDVSDDFLEQLYRNIPKFVVDADTKRLIRGKDEFLPILQRSQLEYKEEIL